In Rhipicephalus microplus isolate Deutch F79 chromosome 7, USDA_Rmic, whole genome shotgun sequence, one genomic interval encodes:
- the LOC119180240 gene encoding ESF1 homolog → MKQKKGLRKIEDDRFKHIATDPRFRGVPRSQRKVKIDNRFAAMFDDKRFKLKYVMDKRGRPIHSTTSEDLKKFYAVESSSESGNDDDDRDERPQDDSVESKRVELKASVQEDEEANEDEDSEAVGDSEDEEDEDESDASSDEPEEPERDPARGIGNVETSSEEDESSEEELEDDDGEVAWGELDRDAPKSDDVSRRLALCNLDWDKLRAQDLFVLLDSFKPPGGVVQRVSVYPSEFGKERMAVERESGPAELVEAARGDKKASKKGGGDDEEVDAKTRREALRQYQLNRLRYYYAIAECDSAETADHLYRELDGREYESSGTCLDLRFVPDDMTFDEEPTSVADSVPDPQSYKPLNFVTPALQSVNVQLTWDEDDPRRTEAMQRAFKEDGAHDDLTVYLASSSGESEEEVDQAQGKDTKEAQIQKYRDLLKSLDDGEKKTDEKDDVEMEVTWNPGLTKQVGELVKKKQEQPEGKTPFQEFLEKRKEKRKLKRSLGKKGAEAEESGEEKSERGEDQGSQSEQAFSDDELPSDVDLGDDFFKMDAPSKPSKESNKSKRRKRSNVEDKAEDEETTKGKAELELLLMDEEDDGRHHFSLKKLLEENQQSRNKKRKRKAENKKAQKEGKTAADDFQMDLADPRFSALYDSHHYNVDPTDPHFKKTKGMEALLAEKQRRKLAAPEGAASTVTAKQPQPHSEPQPSAEPAAEPKQNRQSLSSLASSVKLKVQQMKSRSKKLPG, encoded by the exons ATGAAGCAGAAGAAAGGACTTCGCAAGATCGAAGATGACCGCTTCAAGCACATCGCTACGGATCCGCGGTTTCGCGGAGTGCCGCGGTCCCAGCGTAAGGTCAAAATCGACAACCGCTTCGCTGCCATGTTCGACGACAAGCGCTTCAAACTCAAGTACGTCATGGACAAACGTGGTCGGCCCATTCACAGCACGACGTCGGAGGACCTGAAGAAGTTCTACGCCGTCGAGTCGTCGTCCGAGTCCGGAAACGACGACGACGATCGCGACGAGCGCCCCCAAGACGACAGTGTCGAATCGAAACGCGTCGAATTGAAGGCTTCCGTGCAAGAGGACGAAGAAGCGAACGAGGACGAAGACTCGGAGGCCGTAGGCGATAGCGAagacgaagaggacgaag ATGAATCGGATGCAAGTTCGGACGAGCCTGAAGAGCCCGAGAGGGACCCGGCTCGTGGCATCGGAAACGTCGAGACAAGCTCTGAAGAAGATGAAAGCAGCGAAG AAGAGTTGGAAGACGACGACGGAGAAGTGGCCTGGGGCGAGCTGGACCGCGACGCCCCTAAGTCGGACGACGTCAGCCGCCGACTGGCGCTGTGCAACCTCGACTGGGACAAGCTACGCGCCCAGGACCTTTTCGTGTTGCTCGACTCGTTCAAGCCTCCAGGCGGTGTCGTGCAGCGAGTCAGCGTCTATCCATCCGAGTTCGGCAAAGAGCGCATGGCTGTCGAACGGGAGAGTGGCCCTGCTGAGCTGGTTGAGGCAGCTCGCGGTGACAAGAAAGCGTCAAAGAAGGGTGGCGGAGACGATGAGGAAGTCGACGCCAAAACTCGAAG GGAAGCGCTGCGCCAGTACCAGCTGAACCGGCTGCGCTACTACTACGCCATTGCCGAGTGCGACTCGGCCGAAACGGCAGACCACCTCTACCGGGAGCTGGATGGCCGCGAGTATGAGAGCAGTGGGACCTGCCTGGACCTGCGGTTTGTCCCCGACGACATGACGTTTGACGAG GAACCGACCAGCGTCGCCGACAGCGTTCCCGATCCCCAGAGCTACAAGCCACTGAACTTCGTCACCCCGGCACTCCAGTCGGTCAACGTGCAGTTGACCTGGGACGAGGACGACCCCCGTCGAACGGAGGCCATGCAACGGGCCTTCAAAGAGGATGGGGCCCACGACGACCTCACCGTGTACTTGGCTTCATCATCCGGGGAAAGTGAAGAGGAGGTAGATCAGGCACAAG GTAAGGATACAAAGGAAGCTCAAATCCAGAAGTACCGCGACCTGTTGAAGAGCCTCGATGATGGAGAGAAGAAGACGGATGAAAAAGACGACGTCGAAATGGAGGTCACGTGGAACCCCG GTCTGACCAAGCAGGTTGGCGAGCTCGTCAAGAAGAAGCAGGAACAGCCCGAGGGCAAGACGCCCTTCCAGGAGTTCTTGGAGAAACGCAAGGAGAAGCGCAAACTGAAGCGAAGTCTCGGCAAGAAG GGGGCTGAGGCGGAAGAATCTGGCGAAGAGAAGAGTGAACGAGGCGAAGACCAAGGCAGCCAGTCGGAGCAGGCGTTTTCAGACGACGAGCTTCCCTCTGATGTTGACCTGGGTGACGATTTCTTCAAGATGGATGCGCCCTCAAAAC CTTCGAAGGAGAGCAACAAAAGCAAAAGGAGGAAGCGATCCAATGTGGAAGACAAGGCAGAGGACGAAGAGACGACGAAAGGCAAG GCGGAGCTAGAGCTGCtgctcatggatgaagaggaCGACGGAAGGCACCACTTCAGCCTCAAAAAGCTGCTGGAAGAGAACCAGCAAAGCCGCAACAAGAAGCGCAAGAGGAAGGCCGAGAACAAGAAGGCCCAGAAGGAAGGAAAGACCGCTGCCGACGACTTCCAG ATGGACCTGGCCGACCCGCGGTTTTCCGCGCTGTACGACTCTCACCATTACAACGTCGACCCGACCGACCCGCACTTCAAGAAAACCAAAGGCATGGAGGCACTGCTTGCGGAGAAGCAGAGGAGAAAGCTCGCCGCTCCAGAAGGCGCAGCCTCCACAGTCACTGCCAAACAGCCGCAACCACATTCGGAGCCGCAGCCATCTGCCGAGCCGGCTGCAGAGCCGAAGCAGAACCGGCAATCCCTCTCGTCACTGGCCAGTTCGGTCAAGCTTAAAGTACAGCAGATGAAGAGCAGAAGTAAAAAGCTGCCGGGCTGA
- the ND-PDSW gene encoding NADH dehydrogenase (ubiquinone) PDSW subunit — protein sequence MGLGDYPPRNGFEKTMNALYALFDAPVTWVRENIVLPNRQERPDYVWYHRKYRRVPTIDECYTDDLMCKFEANEQYKRDREIDSKIVHLLSRRRDDCYTYELNDPQKCDEIVAQFKEAELNWFIKYGDLSFHTTVVNAFMKQKHRLIAERRRALKAQENGELQ from the exons ATGGGTCTGGGCGACTACCCGCCGAGGAATGGCTTCGAAAAAACCATGAACGCTCTCTACGCCCTGTTCGACGCTCCAGTCACGTGGGTGCGAG AGAACATTGTCCTGCCAAACCGGCAAGAGAGGCCCGACTACGTCTGGTACCACCGCAAGTACCGTAGGGTGCCCACCATCGATGAGTGCTACACGGATGACCTGATGTGCAAGTTTGAAGCCAACGAGCAGTACAAGCGAGACAG GGAGATAGACAGCAAGATCGTTCACCTGCTCAGTCGCCGCCGGGACGACTGCTACACGTACGAGTTGAATGACCCGCAGAAGTGCGACGAGATCGTCGCACAGTTCAAGGAGGCCGAGCTAAACTGGTTTATCAAAT ATGGCGACTTGAGCTTCCACACCACTGTTGTGAATGCCTTCATGAAACAGAAGCACCGGCTCATCGCCGAGAGGCGCAGAGCGCTAAAGGCTCAAGAGAACGGCGAGCTGCAGTGA
- the Vps60 gene encoding vacuolar protein sorting 60 encodes MNRLFGRGKPKEPPPNLTDCIASVDGRAESVEKKIAKLDAELKKYKDQMSKMREGPSKNMVKQKALRVLKQRKMYEQQRDNLMQQSFNMEQANFATQTLKDTKITMDAMRLGVREMKREYKKVNLDDIDDLQDELEDMLDQANDVQEALGRSYGMPDVDDAELEAELDALGDEIALDEDTSYLDEASAPRIPTKEPGAESLPANQEGILVDEFGLPKIPAT; translated from the coding sequence ATGAACCGTCTCTTCGGACGCGGCAAGCCCAAGGAACCTCCGCCCAACCTGACCGACTGCATCGCCAGCGTCGACGGTCGAGCCGAGTCTGTGGAGAAGAAAATCGCCAAACTTGACGCCGAGCTGAAGAAGTACAAGGACCAAATGTCCAAGATGCGAGAAGGCCCGTCCAAGAACATGGTCAAACAGAAGGCGCTACGCGTCCTGAAGCAGCGCAAGATGTACGAGCAGCAACGCGACAACCTGATGCAGCAGTCCTTCAACATGGAACAGGCCAACTTCGCCACGCAGACCCTAAAGGACACCAAGATCACGATGGACGCGATGCGGCTCGGGGTGCGCGAGATGAAGCGCGAGTACAAGAAGGTCAACCTTGACGACATCGACGACCTGCAGGACGAACTTGAAGACATGCTCGACCAGGCGAACGACGTCCAGGAAGCCCTGGGCCGCAGCTACGGCATGCCCGACGTGGACGACGCCGAGCTGGAGGCCGAGCTCGACGCCTTGGGTGACGAAATCGCGCTGGACGAAGACACTTCGTACCTGGACGAAGCCAGCGCCCCCAGGATCCCGACCAAGGAACCCGGAGCTGAGAGCCTGCCAGCCAATCAGGAAGGCATACTGGTGGACGAGTTCGGCCTGCCCAAGATTCCAGCGACTTGA